The Pan troglodytes isolate AG18354 chromosome 1, NHGRI_mPanTro3-v2.0_pri, whole genome shotgun sequence genome includes a region encoding these proteins:
- the MUTYH gene encoding adenine DNA glycosylase isoform X6 — translation MRKPRAAVGSGHRKQAASQEGRQKHAKNNSQAKPSACDGLARQPEEVVLQASVSSYHLFRDIAEVTAFRGSLLSWYDQEKRDLPWRRRAEDEMDLDRRAYAVWVSEVMLQQTQVATVINYYTGWMQKWPTLQDLASASLEEVNQLWAGLGYYSRGRRLQEGARKVVEELGGHMPRTAETLQQLLPGVGRYTAGAIASIAFGQATGVVDGNVARVLCRVRAIGADPSSTLVSQQLWGLAQQLVDPARPGDFNQAAMELGATVCTPQRPLCSQCPVESLCRARQRVEREQLLASRSLSGSPDVEECAPNTGQCHLCLPPSEPWDQTLGVVNFPRKASRKPPREESSATCVLEQPGALGAQILLVQRPNSGLLAGLWEFPSVTWEPSEQLQRKALLQELQRWAGPLPATRLRHLGEVVHTFSHIKLTYQVYGLALEGQTPVTTVPPGARWLTQEEFHTAAVSTAMKKVFRVYQGQQPGTCMTVSLSPDLGSLQSPTTGLKRFSCLSLPSSWDYRVPKGPRCPLRAVGKSPAWASKSWIISFGLTSPLMHTASTVQPSDTSESPHSLRILLLIKCLFL, via the exons ATGAGGAAGCCACGAGCAGCCGTGGGAAGTGGTCACAGGAAGCAGGCAGCCAGCCAGGAAGGGAGGCAGAAGCATGCTAAGAACAACAGTCAGGCCAAGCCTTCTGCCTGTGATG GCCTGGCCAGGCAGCCGGAAGAGGTGGTATTGCAGGCCTCTGTCTCCTCATACCATCTATTCAGAGACATAGCTGAAGTCACAGCCTTCCGAGGGAGCCTGCTAAGCTGGTACGACCAAGAGAAACGGGACCTACCATGGAGAAGACGG GCAGAAGATGAGATGGACCTGGACAGGCGGGCATATGCTG TGTGGGTCTCAGAGGTCATGCTGCAGCAGACCCAGGTTGCCACTGTGATCAACTACTATACCGGATGGATGCAG AAGTGGCCTACACTGCAGGACCTGGCCAGTGCTTCCCTGGAG GAGGTGAATCAACTCTGGGCTGGCCTGGGCTACTATTCTCGTGGCCGGCGGCTGCAGGAGGGAGCTCGGAAG GTGGTAGAGGAGCTAGGGGGCCACATGCCACGTACAGCAGAGACCCTGCAGCAGCTCCTGCCTGGCGTGGGCCGCTACACAGCTGGGGCCATTGCCTCTATCGCCTTTGGCCAG GCAACCGGTGTGGTGGATGGCAACGTAGCACGGGTGCTGTGCCGTGTCCGAGCCATTGGTGCTGATCCCAGCAGCACCCTTGTTTCCCAGCAGCTCTG GGGTCTAGCCCAGCAGCTGGTGGACCCAGCCCGGCCAGGAGATTTCAACCAAGCAGCCATGGAGCTAGGGGCCACAGTGTGTACCCCACAGCGCCCACTGTGCAGCCAGTGCCCTGTGGAGAGCCTGTGCCGGGCACGCCAGAGA GTGGAGCGGGAACAGCTCTTAGCCTCACGGAGCCTGTCGGGCAGTCCTGACGTGGAGGAGTGTG CTCCCAACACCGGACAGTGCCACCTGTGCCTGCCTCCCTCGGAGCCCTGGGACCAGACCCTGGGAGTGGTCAACTTCCCCAGAAAGGCCAGCCGCAAGCCCCCCAGGGAGGAGAGCTCTGCCACCTGTGTTCTGGAACAGCCTGGGGCCCTTGGGGCCCAAATTCTGCTGGTGCAGAGGCCCAACTCAG GTCTGCTGGCAGGACTGTGGGAGTTCCCGTCCGTGACCTGGGAGCCCTCAGAGCAGCTTCAGCGCAAGGCCCTGCTGCAGGAACTACAGCGTTGGGCTGGGCCCCTCCCAGCCACGCGCCTCCGGCACCTTGGGGAG GTTGTCCACACCTTCTCTCACATCAAGCTGACGTATCAAGTATATGGGCTGGCCTTGGAAGGGCAGACCCCAGTGACCACCGTACCACCAGGTGCTCGCTGGCTGACCCAGGAGGAATTTCACACCGCAGCTGTTTCCACCGCCATGAAAAAG GTTTTCCGTGTGTATCAGGGCCAACAGCCAGGGACCTGTATG acagtctcactgtcacccgatctcggctcactgcaatctcccacAACTGgattaaagcgattctcctgcctcagtctcccaagtagctgggattacag GGTTCCAAAAGGTCCCAGGTGTCCTCTCCGTGCAGTCGGAAAAAGCCCCGCATGGGCCAGCAAGTCCTGGATAATTTCTTTCGGTCTCACATCTCCACTGATGCACACAGCCTCAACAGTGCAGCCCAGTGACACCTCTGAAAGCCCCCATTCCCTGAGAATCCTGTTGTTAATAAAGTGcttatttttgtag
- the MUTYH gene encoding adenine DNA glycosylase isoform X18 has protein sequence MRKPRAAVGSGHRKQAASQEGRQKHAKNNSQAKPSACDAGLARQPEEVVLQASVSSYHLFRDIAEVTAFRGSLLSWYDQEKRDLPWRRRAEDEMDLDRRAYAVWVSEVMLQQTQVATVINYYTGWMQKWPTLQDLASASLEEVNQLWAGLGYYSRGRRLQEGARKVVEELGGHMPRTAETLQQLLPGVGRYTAGAIASIAFGQATGVVDGNVARVLCRVRAIGADPSSTLVSQQLWGLAQQLVDPARPGDFNQAAMELGATVCTPQRPLCSQCPVESLCRARQRVEREQLLASRSLSGSPDVEECAPNTGQCHLCLPPSEPWDQTLGVVNFPRKASRKPPREESSATCVLEQPGALGAQILLVQRPNSGLLAGLWEFPSVTWEPSEQLQRKALLQELQRWAGPLPATRLRHLGEVVHTFSHIKLTYQVYGLALEGQTPVTTVPPGARWLTQEEFHTAAVSTAMKKVFRVYQGQQPGTCMSHCHPISAHCNLPQLD, from the exons ATGAGGAAGCCACGAGCAGCCGTGGGAAGTGGTCACAGGAAGCAGGCAGCCAGCCAGGAAGGGAGGCAGAAGCATGCTAAGAACAACAGTCAGGCCAAGCCTTCTGCCTGTGATG CAGGCCTGGCCAGGCAGCCGGAAGAGGTGGTATTGCAGGCCTCTGTCTCCTCATACCATCTATTCAGAGACATAGCTGAAGTCACAGCCTTCCGAGGGAGCCTGCTAAGCTGGTACGACCAAGAGAAACGGGACCTACCATGGAGAAGACGG GCAGAAGATGAGATGGACCTGGACAGGCGGGCATATGCTG TGTGGGTCTCAGAGGTCATGCTGCAGCAGACCCAGGTTGCCACTGTGATCAACTACTATACCGGATGGATGCAG AAGTGGCCTACACTGCAGGACCTGGCCAGTGCTTCCCTGGAG GAGGTGAATCAACTCTGGGCTGGCCTGGGCTACTATTCTCGTGGCCGGCGGCTGCAGGAGGGAGCTCGGAAG GTGGTAGAGGAGCTAGGGGGCCACATGCCACGTACAGCAGAGACCCTGCAGCAGCTCCTGCCTGGCGTGGGCCGCTACACAGCTGGGGCCATTGCCTCTATCGCCTTTGGCCAG GCAACCGGTGTGGTGGATGGCAACGTAGCACGGGTGCTGTGCCGTGTCCGAGCCATTGGTGCTGATCCCAGCAGCACCCTTGTTTCCCAGCAGCTCTG GGGTCTAGCCCAGCAGCTGGTGGACCCAGCCCGGCCAGGAGATTTCAACCAAGCAGCCATGGAGCTAGGGGCCACAGTGTGTACCCCACAGCGCCCACTGTGCAGCCAGTGCCCTGTGGAGAGCCTGTGCCGGGCACGCCAGAGA GTGGAGCGGGAACAGCTCTTAGCCTCACGGAGCCTGTCGGGCAGTCCTGACGTGGAGGAGTGTG CTCCCAACACCGGACAGTGCCACCTGTGCCTGCCTCCCTCGGAGCCCTGGGACCAGACCCTGGGAGTGGTCAACTTCCCCAGAAAGGCCAGCCGCAAGCCCCCCAGGGAGGAGAGCTCTGCCACCTGTGTTCTGGAACAGCCTGGGGCCCTTGGGGCCCAAATTCTGCTGGTGCAGAGGCCCAACTCAG GTCTGCTGGCAGGACTGTGGGAGTTCCCGTCCGTGACCTGGGAGCCCTCAGAGCAGCTTCAGCGCAAGGCCCTGCTGCAGGAACTACAGCGTTGGGCTGGGCCCCTCCCAGCCACGCGCCTCCGGCACCTTGGGGAG GTTGTCCACACCTTCTCTCACATCAAGCTGACGTATCAAGTATATGGGCTGGCCTTGGAAGGGCAGACCCCAGTGACCACCGTACCACCAGGTGCTCGCTGGCTGACCCAGGAGGAATTTCACACCGCAGCTGTTTCCACCGCCATGAAAAAG GTTTTCCGTGTGTATCAGGGCCAACAGCCAGGGACCTGTATG tctcactgtcacccgatctcggctcactgcaatctcccacAACTGgattaa
- the MUTYH gene encoding adenine DNA glycosylase isoform X4, which yields MRKPRAAVGSGHRKQAASQEGRQKHAKNNSQAKPSACDGMIAECPGAPAGLARQPEEVVLQASVSSYHLFRDIAEVTAFRGSLLSWYDQEKRDLPWRRRAEDEMDLDRRAYAVWVSEVMLQQTQVATVINYYTGWMQKWPTLQDLASASLEEVNQLWAGLGYYSRGRRLQEGARKVVEELGGHMPRTAETLQQLLPGVGRYTAGAIASIAFGQATGVVDGNVARVLCRVRAIGADPSSTLVSQQLWGLAQQLVDPARPGDFNQAAMELGATVCTPQRPLCSQCPVESLCRARQRVEREQLLASRSLSGSPDVEECAPNTGQCHLCLPPSEPWDQTLGVVNFPRKASRKPPREESSATCVLEQPGALGAQILLVQRPNSGLLAGLWEFPSVTWEPSEQLQRKALLQELQRWAGPLPATRLRHLGEVVHTFSHIKLTYQVYGLALEGQTPVTTVPPGARWLTQEEFHTAAVSTAMKKVFRVYQGQQPGTCMTVSLSPDLGSLQSPTTGLKRFSCLSLPSSWDYRVPKGPRCPLRAVGKSPAWASKSWIISFGLTSPLMHTASTVQPSDTSESPHSLRILLLIKCLFL from the exons ATGAGGAAGCCACGAGCAGCCGTGGGAAGTGGTCACAGGAAGCAGGCAGCCAGCCAGGAAGGGAGGCAGAAGCATGCTAAGAACAACAGTCAGGCCAAGCCTTCTGCCTGTGATG GGATGATTGCTGAGTGTCCTGGGGCCCCAGCAGGCCTGGCCAGGCAGCCGGAAGAGGTGGTATTGCAGGCCTCTGTCTCCTCATACCATCTATTCAGAGACATAGCTGAAGTCACAGCCTTCCGAGGGAGCCTGCTAAGCTGGTACGACCAAGAGAAACGGGACCTACCATGGAGAAGACGG GCAGAAGATGAGATGGACCTGGACAGGCGGGCATATGCTG TGTGGGTCTCAGAGGTCATGCTGCAGCAGACCCAGGTTGCCACTGTGATCAACTACTATACCGGATGGATGCAG AAGTGGCCTACACTGCAGGACCTGGCCAGTGCTTCCCTGGAG GAGGTGAATCAACTCTGGGCTGGCCTGGGCTACTATTCTCGTGGCCGGCGGCTGCAGGAGGGAGCTCGGAAG GTGGTAGAGGAGCTAGGGGGCCACATGCCACGTACAGCAGAGACCCTGCAGCAGCTCCTGCCTGGCGTGGGCCGCTACACAGCTGGGGCCATTGCCTCTATCGCCTTTGGCCAG GCAACCGGTGTGGTGGATGGCAACGTAGCACGGGTGCTGTGCCGTGTCCGAGCCATTGGTGCTGATCCCAGCAGCACCCTTGTTTCCCAGCAGCTCTG GGGTCTAGCCCAGCAGCTGGTGGACCCAGCCCGGCCAGGAGATTTCAACCAAGCAGCCATGGAGCTAGGGGCCACAGTGTGTACCCCACAGCGCCCACTGTGCAGCCAGTGCCCTGTGGAGAGCCTGTGCCGGGCACGCCAGAGA GTGGAGCGGGAACAGCTCTTAGCCTCACGGAGCCTGTCGGGCAGTCCTGACGTGGAGGAGTGTG CTCCCAACACCGGACAGTGCCACCTGTGCCTGCCTCCCTCGGAGCCCTGGGACCAGACCCTGGGAGTGGTCAACTTCCCCAGAAAGGCCAGCCGCAAGCCCCCCAGGGAGGAGAGCTCTGCCACCTGTGTTCTGGAACAGCCTGGGGCCCTTGGGGCCCAAATTCTGCTGGTGCAGAGGCCCAACTCAG GTCTGCTGGCAGGACTGTGGGAGTTCCCGTCCGTGACCTGGGAGCCCTCAGAGCAGCTTCAGCGCAAGGCCCTGCTGCAGGAACTACAGCGTTGGGCTGGGCCCCTCCCAGCCACGCGCCTCCGGCACCTTGGGGAG GTTGTCCACACCTTCTCTCACATCAAGCTGACGTATCAAGTATATGGGCTGGCCTTGGAAGGGCAGACCCCAGTGACCACCGTACCACCAGGTGCTCGCTGGCTGACCCAGGAGGAATTTCACACCGCAGCTGTTTCCACCGCCATGAAAAAG GTTTTCCGTGTGTATCAGGGCCAACAGCCAGGGACCTGTATG acagtctcactgtcacccgatctcggctcactgcaatctcccacAACTGgattaaagcgattctcctgcctcagtctcccaagtagctgggattacag GGTTCCAAAAGGTCCCAGGTGTCCTCTCCGTGCAGTCGGAAAAAGCCCCGCATGGGCCAGCAAGTCCTGGATAATTTCTTTCGGTCTCACATCTCCACTGATGCACACAGCCTCAACAGTGCAGCCCAGTGACACCTCTGAAAGCCCCCATTCCCTGAGAATCCTGTTGTTAATAAAGTGcttatttttgtag
- the MUTYH gene encoding adenine DNA glycosylase isoform X16, translating into MRKPRAAVGSGHRKQAASQEGRQKHAKNNSQAKPSACDGMIAECPGAPAGLARQPEEVVLQASVSSYHLFRDIAEVTAFRGSLLSWYDQEKRDLPWRRRAEDEMDLDRRAYAVWVSEVMLQQTQVATVINYYTGWMQKWPTLQDLASASLEEVNQLWAGLGYYSRGRRLQEGARKVVEELGGHMPRTAETLQQLLPGVGRYTAGAIASIAFGQATGVVDGNVARVLCRVRAIGADPSSTLVSQQLWGLAQQLVDPARPGDFNQAAMELGATVCTPQRPLCSQCPVESLCRARQRVEREQLLASRSLSGSPDVEECAPNTGQCHLCLPPSEPWDQTLGVVNFPRKASRKPPREESSATCVLEQPGALGAQILLVQRPNSGLLAGLWEFPSVTWEPSEQLQRKALLQELQRWAGPLPATRLRHLGEVVHTFSHIKLTYQVYGLALEGQTPVTTVPPGARWLTQEEFHTAAVSTAMKKVFRVYQGQQPGTCMSHCHPISAHCNLPQLD; encoded by the exons ATGAGGAAGCCACGAGCAGCCGTGGGAAGTGGTCACAGGAAGCAGGCAGCCAGCCAGGAAGGGAGGCAGAAGCATGCTAAGAACAACAGTCAGGCCAAGCCTTCTGCCTGTGATG GGATGATTGCTGAGTGTCCTGGGGCCCCAGCAGGCCTGGCCAGGCAGCCGGAAGAGGTGGTATTGCAGGCCTCTGTCTCCTCATACCATCTATTCAGAGACATAGCTGAAGTCACAGCCTTCCGAGGGAGCCTGCTAAGCTGGTACGACCAAGAGAAACGGGACCTACCATGGAGAAGACGG GCAGAAGATGAGATGGACCTGGACAGGCGGGCATATGCTG TGTGGGTCTCAGAGGTCATGCTGCAGCAGACCCAGGTTGCCACTGTGATCAACTACTATACCGGATGGATGCAG AAGTGGCCTACACTGCAGGACCTGGCCAGTGCTTCCCTGGAG GAGGTGAATCAACTCTGGGCTGGCCTGGGCTACTATTCTCGTGGCCGGCGGCTGCAGGAGGGAGCTCGGAAG GTGGTAGAGGAGCTAGGGGGCCACATGCCACGTACAGCAGAGACCCTGCAGCAGCTCCTGCCTGGCGTGGGCCGCTACACAGCTGGGGCCATTGCCTCTATCGCCTTTGGCCAG GCAACCGGTGTGGTGGATGGCAACGTAGCACGGGTGCTGTGCCGTGTCCGAGCCATTGGTGCTGATCCCAGCAGCACCCTTGTTTCCCAGCAGCTCTG GGGTCTAGCCCAGCAGCTGGTGGACCCAGCCCGGCCAGGAGATTTCAACCAAGCAGCCATGGAGCTAGGGGCCACAGTGTGTACCCCACAGCGCCCACTGTGCAGCCAGTGCCCTGTGGAGAGCCTGTGCCGGGCACGCCAGAGA GTGGAGCGGGAACAGCTCTTAGCCTCACGGAGCCTGTCGGGCAGTCCTGACGTGGAGGAGTGTG CTCCCAACACCGGACAGTGCCACCTGTGCCTGCCTCCCTCGGAGCCCTGGGACCAGACCCTGGGAGTGGTCAACTTCCCCAGAAAGGCCAGCCGCAAGCCCCCCAGGGAGGAGAGCTCTGCCACCTGTGTTCTGGAACAGCCTGGGGCCCTTGGGGCCCAAATTCTGCTGGTGCAGAGGCCCAACTCAG GTCTGCTGGCAGGACTGTGGGAGTTCCCGTCCGTGACCTGGGAGCCCTCAGAGCAGCTTCAGCGCAAGGCCCTGCTGCAGGAACTACAGCGTTGGGCTGGGCCCCTCCCAGCCACGCGCCTCCGGCACCTTGGGGAG GTTGTCCACACCTTCTCTCACATCAAGCTGACGTATCAAGTATATGGGCTGGCCTTGGAAGGGCAGACCCCAGTGACCACCGTACCACCAGGTGCTCGCTGGCTGACCCAGGAGGAATTTCACACCGCAGCTGTTTCCACCGCCATGAAAAAG GTTTTCCGTGTGTATCAGGGCCAACAGCCAGGGACCTGTATG tctcactgtcacccgatctcggctcactgcaatctcccacAACTGgattaa
- the MUTYH gene encoding adenine DNA glycosylase isoform X13, whose protein sequence is MRKPRAAVGSGHRKQAASQEGRQKHAKNNSQAKPSACDGLARQPEEVVLQASVSSYHLFRDIAEVTAFRGSLLSWYDQEKRDLPWRRRAEDEMDLDRRAYAVWVSEVMLQQTQVATVINYYTGWMQKWPTLQDLASASLEEVNQLWAGLGYYSRGRRLQEGARKVVEELGGHMPRTAETLQQLLPGVGRYTAGAIASIAFGQATGVVDGNVARVLCRVRAIGADPSSTLVSQQLWGLAQQLVDPARPGDFNQAAMELGATVCTPQRPLCSQCPVESLCRARQRVEREQLLASRSLSGSPDVEECAPNTGQCHLCLPPSEPWDQTLGVVNFPRKASRKPPREESSATCVLEQPGALGAQILLVQRPNSGLLAGLWEFPSVTWEPSEQLQRKALLQELQRWAGPLPATRLRHLGEVVHTFSHIKLTYQVYGLALEGQTPVTTVPPGARWLTQEEFHTAAVSTAMKKVFRVYQGQQPGTCMGSKRSQVSSPCSRKKPRMGQQVLDNFFRSHISTDAHSLNSAAQ, encoded by the exons ATGAGGAAGCCACGAGCAGCCGTGGGAAGTGGTCACAGGAAGCAGGCAGCCAGCCAGGAAGGGAGGCAGAAGCATGCTAAGAACAACAGTCAGGCCAAGCCTTCTGCCTGTGATG GCCTGGCCAGGCAGCCGGAAGAGGTGGTATTGCAGGCCTCTGTCTCCTCATACCATCTATTCAGAGACATAGCTGAAGTCACAGCCTTCCGAGGGAGCCTGCTAAGCTGGTACGACCAAGAGAAACGGGACCTACCATGGAGAAGACGG GCAGAAGATGAGATGGACCTGGACAGGCGGGCATATGCTG TGTGGGTCTCAGAGGTCATGCTGCAGCAGACCCAGGTTGCCACTGTGATCAACTACTATACCGGATGGATGCAG AAGTGGCCTACACTGCAGGACCTGGCCAGTGCTTCCCTGGAG GAGGTGAATCAACTCTGGGCTGGCCTGGGCTACTATTCTCGTGGCCGGCGGCTGCAGGAGGGAGCTCGGAAG GTGGTAGAGGAGCTAGGGGGCCACATGCCACGTACAGCAGAGACCCTGCAGCAGCTCCTGCCTGGCGTGGGCCGCTACACAGCTGGGGCCATTGCCTCTATCGCCTTTGGCCAG GCAACCGGTGTGGTGGATGGCAACGTAGCACGGGTGCTGTGCCGTGTCCGAGCCATTGGTGCTGATCCCAGCAGCACCCTTGTTTCCCAGCAGCTCTG GGGTCTAGCCCAGCAGCTGGTGGACCCAGCCCGGCCAGGAGATTTCAACCAAGCAGCCATGGAGCTAGGGGCCACAGTGTGTACCCCACAGCGCCCACTGTGCAGCCAGTGCCCTGTGGAGAGCCTGTGCCGGGCACGCCAGAGA GTGGAGCGGGAACAGCTCTTAGCCTCACGGAGCCTGTCGGGCAGTCCTGACGTGGAGGAGTGTG CTCCCAACACCGGACAGTGCCACCTGTGCCTGCCTCCCTCGGAGCCCTGGGACCAGACCCTGGGAGTGGTCAACTTCCCCAGAAAGGCCAGCCGCAAGCCCCCCAGGGAGGAGAGCTCTGCCACCTGTGTTCTGGAACAGCCTGGGGCCCTTGGGGCCCAAATTCTGCTGGTGCAGAGGCCCAACTCAG GTCTGCTGGCAGGACTGTGGGAGTTCCCGTCCGTGACCTGGGAGCCCTCAGAGCAGCTTCAGCGCAAGGCCCTGCTGCAGGAACTACAGCGTTGGGCTGGGCCCCTCCCAGCCACGCGCCTCCGGCACCTTGGGGAG GTTGTCCACACCTTCTCTCACATCAAGCTGACGTATCAAGTATATGGGCTGGCCTTGGAAGGGCAGACCCCAGTGACCACCGTACCACCAGGTGCTCGCTGGCTGACCCAGGAGGAATTTCACACCGCAGCTGTTTCCACCGCCATGAAAAAG GTTTTCCGTGTGTATCAGGGCCAACAGCCAGGGACCTGTATG GGTTCCAAAAGGTCCCAGGTGTCCTCTCCGTGCAGTCGGAAAAAGCCCCGCATGGGCCAGCAAGTCCTGGATAATTTCTTTCGGTCTCACATCTCCACTGATGCACACAGCCTCAACAGTGCAGCCCAGTGA
- the MUTYH gene encoding adenine DNA glycosylase isoform X5, producing MRKPRAAVGSGHRKQAASQEGRQKHAKNNSQAKPSACDAGLARQPEEVVLQASVSSYHLFRDIAEVTAFRGSLLSWYDQEKRDLPWRRRAEDEMDLDRRAYAVWVSEVMLQQTQVATVINYYTGWMQKWPTLQDLASASLEEVNQLWAGLGYYSRGRRLQEGARKVVEELGGHMPRTAETLQQLLPGVGRYTAGAIASIAFGQATGVVDGNVARVLCRVRAIGADPSSTLVSQQLWGLAQQLVDPARPGDFNQAAMELGATVCTPQRPLCSQCPVESLCRARQRVEREQLLASRSLSGSPDVEECAPNTGQCHLCLPPSEPWDQTLGVVNFPRKASRKPPREESSATCVLEQPGALGAQILLVQRPNSGLLAGLWEFPSVTWEPSEQLQRKALLQELQRWAGPLPATRLRHLGEVVHTFSHIKLTYQVYGLALEGQTPVTTVPPGARWLTQEEFHTAAVSTAMKKVFRVYQGQQPGTCMTVSLSPDLGSLQSPTTGLKRFSCLSLPSSWDYRVPKGPRCPLRAVGKSPAWASKSWIISFGLTSPLMHTASTVQPSDTSESPHSLRILLLIKCLFL from the exons ATGAGGAAGCCACGAGCAGCCGTGGGAAGTGGTCACAGGAAGCAGGCAGCCAGCCAGGAAGGGAGGCAGAAGCATGCTAAGAACAACAGTCAGGCCAAGCCTTCTGCCTGTGATG CAGGCCTGGCCAGGCAGCCGGAAGAGGTGGTATTGCAGGCCTCTGTCTCCTCATACCATCTATTCAGAGACATAGCTGAAGTCACAGCCTTCCGAGGGAGCCTGCTAAGCTGGTACGACCAAGAGAAACGGGACCTACCATGGAGAAGACGG GCAGAAGATGAGATGGACCTGGACAGGCGGGCATATGCTG TGTGGGTCTCAGAGGTCATGCTGCAGCAGACCCAGGTTGCCACTGTGATCAACTACTATACCGGATGGATGCAG AAGTGGCCTACACTGCAGGACCTGGCCAGTGCTTCCCTGGAG GAGGTGAATCAACTCTGGGCTGGCCTGGGCTACTATTCTCGTGGCCGGCGGCTGCAGGAGGGAGCTCGGAAG GTGGTAGAGGAGCTAGGGGGCCACATGCCACGTACAGCAGAGACCCTGCAGCAGCTCCTGCCTGGCGTGGGCCGCTACACAGCTGGGGCCATTGCCTCTATCGCCTTTGGCCAG GCAACCGGTGTGGTGGATGGCAACGTAGCACGGGTGCTGTGCCGTGTCCGAGCCATTGGTGCTGATCCCAGCAGCACCCTTGTTTCCCAGCAGCTCTG GGGTCTAGCCCAGCAGCTGGTGGACCCAGCCCGGCCAGGAGATTTCAACCAAGCAGCCATGGAGCTAGGGGCCACAGTGTGTACCCCACAGCGCCCACTGTGCAGCCAGTGCCCTGTGGAGAGCCTGTGCCGGGCACGCCAGAGA GTGGAGCGGGAACAGCTCTTAGCCTCACGGAGCCTGTCGGGCAGTCCTGACGTGGAGGAGTGTG CTCCCAACACCGGACAGTGCCACCTGTGCCTGCCTCCCTCGGAGCCCTGGGACCAGACCCTGGGAGTGGTCAACTTCCCCAGAAAGGCCAGCCGCAAGCCCCCCAGGGAGGAGAGCTCTGCCACCTGTGTTCTGGAACAGCCTGGGGCCCTTGGGGCCCAAATTCTGCTGGTGCAGAGGCCCAACTCAG GTCTGCTGGCAGGACTGTGGGAGTTCCCGTCCGTGACCTGGGAGCCCTCAGAGCAGCTTCAGCGCAAGGCCCTGCTGCAGGAACTACAGCGTTGGGCTGGGCCCCTCCCAGCCACGCGCCTCCGGCACCTTGGGGAG GTTGTCCACACCTTCTCTCACATCAAGCTGACGTATCAAGTATATGGGCTGGCCTTGGAAGGGCAGACCCCAGTGACCACCGTACCACCAGGTGCTCGCTGGCTGACCCAGGAGGAATTTCACACCGCAGCTGTTTCCACCGCCATGAAAAAG GTTTTCCGTGTGTATCAGGGCCAACAGCCAGGGACCTGTATG acagtctcactgtcacccgatctcggctcactgcaatctcccacAACTGgattaaagcgattctcctgcctcagtctcccaagtagctgggattacag GGTTCCAAAAGGTCCCAGGTGTCCTCTCCGTGCAGTCGGAAAAAGCCCCGCATGGGCCAGCAAGTCCTGGATAATTTCTTTCGGTCTCACATCTCCACTGATGCACACAGCCTCAACAGTGCAGCCCAGTGACACCTCTGAAAGCCCCCATTCCCTGAGAATCCTGTTGTTAATAAAGTGcttatttttgtag